From one Pseudomonas sp. S35 genomic stretch:
- a CDS encoding efflux transporter outer membrane subunit, producing MKKLTLTGMVFVLGGCSLIPEYQRPEAPTPGQYPQAGVYALAQAGTLTASSDWQQLFHDPALHQLISAALVNNRDLRVAALNVEAFQAQYRIQRADLFPAVSAMGAGTRQRVPGEVNGSGKPAITSTYSATLGISAYELDFFGRVHSLSEQAMLTYLGTEEARRSAQLSLVANVANAYLTWRADQELLDLAEQTLVANDHSLHLTSRSKTAGKASALDVVQARTSVESTRASVARYARQVAQDLNNLALLVGGPVDQTLPPRPLAADLVARVPAGLPSDLLQRRPDILQAEYQLRAANANIGAARAAFFPSVSLTANAGSTSTELSGLFKGGSGSWTFQPQINLPIFNAGSLRASLDYAKLQKDITVAQYEKTIQTAFQEVANGLAARQTFTDQLNAQRDFVAANQAYYDLAQHRYRAGVDSNLTFLDAQRSLFSAQQGLIVDRLAQLVAEVNLYTALGGAWGDRAVLTTQR from the coding sequence ATGAAAAAGCTCACCCTCACGGGCATGGTCTTCGTGCTTGGCGGCTGTTCGCTGATCCCCGAGTACCAGCGGCCCGAGGCGCCGACGCCGGGGCAGTATCCCCAGGCCGGTGTGTATGCGCTGGCACAGGCCGGGACGCTGACGGCCTCCTCGGACTGGCAGCAACTGTTCCATGACCCGGCGCTGCACCAGCTGATCAGCGCGGCGTTGGTCAATAACCGCGATCTGCGGGTGGCGGCGCTGAACGTCGAGGCCTTCCAGGCGCAGTACCGCATCCAGCGGGCCGACCTGTTCCCGGCGGTGTCCGCGATGGGGGCCGGCACCCGCCAGCGCGTGCCTGGGGAGGTGAACGGCAGCGGTAAACCGGCGATCACCTCCACCTACTCCGCCACCCTCGGCATCAGTGCCTATGAGCTGGATTTTTTTGGCCGCGTGCACAGCCTCAGCGAACAGGCGATGCTCACCTACCTGGGCACCGAAGAAGCCCGGCGCAGCGCGCAACTGAGCCTGGTGGCCAATGTCGCCAATGCCTACCTGACCTGGCGCGCCGACCAGGAGTTGTTGGACTTGGCCGAGCAAACCCTGGTGGCCAATGACCATAGCCTGCACCTGACCAGCCGCAGCAAAACGGCGGGCAAAGCCTCGGCCCTGGACGTCGTGCAAGCGCGCACCAGCGTTGAAAGCACCCGCGCCAGCGTGGCCCGCTATGCGCGTCAGGTTGCGCAAGACCTCAACAACCTGGCCCTGTTGGTGGGCGGCCCGGTGGATCAAACCTTGCCGCCCCGCCCGCTGGCGGCTGACTTGGTGGCCCGCGTGCCCGCCGGGTTACCGTCGGACCTGCTGCAACGCCGCCCGGATATCCTCCAGGCCGAGTACCAACTGCGCGCCGCCAACGCCAATATCGGCGCGGCCCGTGCAGCATTCTTTCCGTCGGTGAGCCTTACGGCCAACGCCGGCAGCACCAGCACCGAGCTGTCGGGGCTGTTCAAGGGTGGCTCGGGCAGTTGGACCTTCCAGCCGCAAATCAACCTGCCGATCTTCAACGCCGGCAGCCTGCGCGCCAGCCTCGACTACGCCAAACTGCAAAAGGACATCACGGTGGCGCAGTACGAAAAAACCATCCAGACCGCCTTCCAAGAAGTCGCCAACGGCCTGGCCGCGCGCCAGACGTTTACCGACCAACTCAATGCACAGCGCGACTTCGTCGCGGCCAACCAGGCCTATTACGATTTGGCCCAACACCGCTATCGCGCCGGCGTGGACAGCAACCTCACATTCCTGGACGCCCAGCGTTCGCTGTTCAGCGCGCAACAGGGACTGATTGTGGATCGACTGGCACAGTTGGTGGCGGAGGTGAATCTGTATACCGCGCTGGGTGGCGCGTGGGGAGATCGGGCGGTGCTGACAACGCAGCGCTAG
- a CDS encoding helix-turn-helix transcriptional regulator, with protein MSLKRSTGSTQSPHFYAEMGELIAHSGHEDFAAHMLHLVSKWLPIHLVDLSEWTLDELHDRALDIKLLGSAGQKQDLPPPLAVRPLDNHPLLQQMLGMQDPLLIQMNAKPNSAHPRGTSHQCNLVSRQGNRRCVISFYRPHTQRGFSLAELSFLKCLSDTLLPLIERHAQMLRQTPHAQAEPAHTLLEQSQLQREFYKRLSLGDIALSAREQEVCLGLLTGGTVPQMAQRLSVKNSSIETYLKRAAAKLGVSGRHGLAKWMVGA; from the coding sequence ATGAGTTTGAAACGCAGCACCGGCAGCACGCAAAGCCCGCATTTTTATGCCGAAATGGGCGAGTTGATTGCACACAGCGGCCACGAGGATTTTGCCGCCCATATGCTGCACTTGGTGAGCAAATGGCTGCCGATTCATCTGGTCGATCTGAGCGAGTGGACCCTGGACGAACTGCACGACCGCGCGCTCGACATCAAGCTGCTCGGCAGTGCCGGCCAGAAACAGGATTTGCCGCCGCCCCTGGCTGTGCGTCCGCTGGACAACCACCCGCTGCTCCAGCAAATGCTCGGCATGCAGGACCCGCTGCTGATCCAGATGAACGCCAAACCCAACAGCGCCCACCCTCGTGGCACCTCGCACCAATGCAACCTGGTGTCGCGCCAAGGCAACCGACGCTGCGTCATTTCGTTTTACCGACCCCATACCCAGCGCGGCTTTTCCCTGGCCGAACTGTCGTTTCTCAAGTGTCTGTCGGACACCCTGCTGCCGCTGATCGAACGCCATGCACAGATGCTGCGCCAGACGCCGCACGCCCAGGCCGAGCCAGCCCACACGTTGCTTGAGCAATCGCAATTGCAGCGTGAGTTCTACAAGCGCCTGTCCCTTGGCGACATCGCCTTGTCGGCGCGCGAACAGGAAGTGTGCCTGGGCCTGCTGACCGGCGGCACGGTGCCGCAGATGGCGCAACGGCTCAGTGTGAAAAACAGCTCCATCGAAACCTACCTCAAGCGCGCTGCCGCCAAGCTGGGCGTAAGTGGCCGGCATGGCTTGGCCAAATGGATGGTGGGCGCCTGA
- a CDS encoding non-ribosomal peptide synthetase yields MQHFPSLPASFPLTAAQQDIWLDQLRAGNSPLYNIGGYVDFEGAVVPALIQRAVEQLVARHDALRTQLHNGADGLSRQAFAAVMAVDVALHDVSAQPDPHAASQALMQAHMARPYPMEGAPLFRFFLVKLADNHYRLGTQAHHVILDGWGFGQMLQSLAHLYTALEQGRPPEPPAPSYIDFIDADQHYRDSPRFARDRAYWLDKYHVLPEPLLTPRHVANSPSNTLAQPFPVDLLNRMEQVASRYQASAFHVLLAAMYVYFTRTAQRQDWVVGLPILNRSNARFRATVGLFTQVSAVRLQFDEHLPFGALVRGVRDQLKQDLRHQRFPLSQMNRELGLHRADRAQLFDLSVSFEQDDHALRYGATQARAIKVSNHHEPLPLAIHLRSNRYQDTACLHCVYNEAYFQHAEVLALAQRFTWLLEQGLDNTELPIGAFSLLTPVEQARLHQWNATAQPSAQPHTLHARIEAQAVRTPDAVAAIYQGSQLTYAQLNQKANGLAHQLIELGVQPDDRVAILARRSVDTLVGLLGILKAGACYVPVDPAHPAERLSYLLHDSAPVAVLTQHDLLHRLPALAVPVIELERPTLQVGANPHVAVKPSNLAYVIYTSGSTGLPKGVMVEHHSVCNLVDWHCQAFNLHAGSHTASVAGFGFDAMAWEVWPALCVGATLHLPPAHEGTEDIDALLHWWRTQPLDVCFLPTPVAEYAFSQGLQHPTLRTLLIGGDRLRSFSRAQTFEVINNYGPTEATVVATSGRVDAGQPLHIGAPVANAAIYLLDDRQRPVPIGVTGELYVGGNGVARGYLNRPELSAERFLDNPFAPGRMYRTGDLARWLPDGNLDYLGRNDDQVKIRGMRIELGEIESALATHAHVQEAVVQARDGQLLAWFIPRQAVDVETLRAHLHTSLPDYMLPAAYMPMDAWPLTANGKLDRKALPAPTQAAFVTRLFEAPRAGVETVLAQLWVELLQVQQVGRHDHFFELGGHSLLAVQLVQRMRQAGLRADVQVLFGQPTLAALAAVSDGRDVAVPANRIPADCRHITPDLLALAELDQTSLDRIVAAIPGGAANVQDIYPLAPLQEGLLYHHLTDERDPYQQQALFSFERREQLDAFAQALQQVIDRHDILRTSLAWEALEQPMQVVWRVARLGVEPWAEGEAPLDLRQAPLMALDYAEAPTGWVARLRFHHLVNDATSTTILMQEIRAHLLGQQAQLPAPVPYRTVVAQSRSPTRQAAHEVFFRAQLGDVDEPTLAFGVQERQANRGDTEEAQRALSDDLNLRLRAQARGVGVSAASLFHLAWAQVLSRVAGRDDGVFGTVLLGRLQAGEGADRALGMFINTLPLRLHLAGQNVADALRDTHRQLSALLAHEHASLALAQRCSSAAPLFNSLLNYRHTDAERDLVLVPGIALVSAEDILSYPLMLSVDDTAGGFHLKAKAPRKVGAERILDYLQTTLVNLAQALENTPQAPLREVQVLPAHEVQTLLLDYNATATDYPETLTVQALFEAHARHIPHAVAVQAGELQLTYRELNERANRLAFHLRERGVQPDARVALCVERGLDLVVGLLAILKAGGAYVPLDPGYPRERLAYMLQDSQPVALLVHAATRDLPGEVAIPVIDFDHSAWSHAPDGNPSVLGLSVANLAYVMYTSGSTGTPKGVMIEHRGLGNLMHWGSQLCPNAEGGALLQRAPFSFDGSVWELFWPLANGMRLVLARPDGHREPAYLAQVIREQQISVIKFVPAMLQQFLELEESALCTSLTDVLCGGGELTEALARAVQARLPKVRLHNVYGPTEATVDSSAWTLEPGAPVPTLQLPIGRAINNTRLYVLDAHDAPVPMGVSGQLHIGGVGVARGYLGLEQMTAERFIDSPFVPGDRLYRTGDLVRYLPDGNLEFLGRNDFQVKLRGVRLELGEIESCLLAHPALREVAVLIRDERLVAYFTPRGPAPSLEDLRVHVLEQLPEYMVPAAFVALEELPLNPAGKLDRKALPEPGVDAVLSRAYEAPQGEVETLMAEIWAQVLKLERVGRHDHFFELGGHSLLAVNLVAHLRKAGLEVDARSVFSQPTLAQLAARAVTQVQRVEVAQTAIPQLDRRRRI; encoded by the coding sequence ATGCAGCATTTTCCCAGCCTGCCAGCCAGTTTTCCCCTCACTGCAGCGCAACAGGACATCTGGCTCGACCAACTGCGCGCGGGCAATTCGCCGCTGTACAACATTGGCGGTTACGTCGACTTTGAAGGCGCGGTGGTGCCCGCATTGATTCAGCGCGCTGTCGAGCAGTTGGTGGCCCGGCATGATGCGCTGCGCACCCAGTTGCACAATGGCGCCGACGGCTTGTCGCGGCAGGCGTTTGCCGCGGTGATGGCGGTCGATGTGGCGTTGCATGACGTCTCGGCCCAGCCCGACCCGCACGCCGCCAGCCAGGCCTTGATGCAGGCGCACATGGCGCGGCCCTATCCAATGGAGGGCGCGCCGCTGTTCCGTTTCTTTCTGGTCAAGCTTGCCGACAACCACTACCGCCTCGGCACCCAGGCTCATCACGTGATCCTCGACGGCTGGGGCTTTGGCCAGATGCTGCAATCCCTGGCTCATCTCTACACTGCCCTTGAACAAGGCCGCCCACCGGAACCACCGGCGCCGTCCTATATCGATTTTATCGACGCCGACCAGCACTACCGCGACTCGCCGCGCTTTGCCCGCGACCGCGCCTACTGGCTGGACAAATATCACGTGCTGCCGGAGCCGTTGCTCACCCCGAGACACGTCGCCAACTCGCCCAGCAACACCTTGGCGCAACCCTTTCCCGTGGACCTGCTCAACCGCATGGAGCAGGTGGCCAGCCGTTACCAGGCCTCGGCGTTTCATGTGCTGTTGGCGGCGATGTATGTGTATTTCACCCGCACCGCCCAGCGTCAGGACTGGGTGGTCGGGCTGCCGATTCTGAACCGGTCCAACGCGCGATTTCGCGCCACCGTGGGCCTGTTTACCCAAGTCAGCGCCGTGCGTTTGCAGTTCGATGAACACCTGCCGTTCGGTGCCTTGGTGCGCGGCGTACGCGACCAGCTCAAACAGGATTTGCGTCACCAGCGTTTCCCGTTGAGCCAGATGAACCGCGAGCTGGGCCTGCACCGCGCCGATCGCGCCCAACTGTTCGACCTGTCAGTGTCCTTCGAGCAGGATGACCATGCGCTACGCTACGGCGCGACCCAGGCCCGGGCGATCAAGGTGTCCAACCACCATGAGCCGCTGCCGCTGGCCATCCACCTGCGCAGCAACCGCTACCAGGACACGGCGTGCCTGCATTGCGTGTACAACGAGGCGTACTTCCAGCACGCCGAGGTACTCGCCTTGGCCCAGCGCTTTACCTGGTTGCTGGAGCAGGGGCTGGATAACACCGAGTTGCCCATCGGTGCGTTCTCCCTGCTCACGCCAGTTGAACAGGCCCGATTGCACCAGTGGAACGCTACCGCACAGCCCAGCGCGCAGCCACACACCCTGCACGCACGCATCGAAGCCCAGGCCGTGCGCACGCCGGACGCTGTGGCCGCGATCTATCAGGGCAGCCAGTTGACCTATGCCCAACTCAACCAAAAGGCCAATGGCCTGGCCCATCAACTGATCGAACTGGGCGTGCAACCCGATGACCGTGTGGCGATCCTGGCCCGGCGCAGTGTGGACACGCTGGTGGGTTTGCTGGGGATTCTCAAAGCCGGCGCCTGCTACGTGCCGGTCGACCCGGCCCATCCCGCCGAGCGCTTGAGCTACCTGCTGCACGACAGCGCGCCAGTGGCGGTGCTCACCCAGCACGATTTGCTACATCGCTTGCCTGCCCTGGCGGTGCCGGTGATTGAGCTGGAGCGACCGACGCTCCAGGTCGGTGCCAACCCGCACGTTGCGGTCAAACCGTCGAACCTTGCCTACGTGATCTACACCTCCGGCTCCACCGGCTTGCCCAAGGGCGTGATGGTCGAGCACCACAGCGTCTGCAACCTGGTGGACTGGCACTGCCAGGCCTTCAACCTGCACGCGGGCAGCCACACCGCCAGCGTCGCCGGCTTCGGTTTTGATGCGATGGCCTGGGAAGTCTGGCCGGCGTTGTGCGTGGGCGCCACGTTGCATCTGCCCCCGGCACACGAGGGTACGGAAGATATTGATGCGCTGCTCCATTGGTGGCGCACACAACCGTTGGATGTGTGTTTTCTGCCGACCCCCGTGGCCGAATACGCTTTCAGCCAGGGCCTGCAACACCCGACCTTGCGCACCTTGCTGATCGGCGGTGATCGGCTGCGCAGCTTCAGCCGTGCGCAGACCTTCGAGGTGATCAACAACTACGGCCCCACCGAGGCCACGGTGGTTGCCACGTCCGGGCGCGTGGATGCAGGCCAGCCGTTGCATATCGGTGCGCCCGTGGCCAACGCGGCCATCTACCTGCTGGATGACCGACAGCGGCCGGTGCCCATCGGCGTGACGGGAGAGTTGTACGTCGGCGGCAACGGCGTGGCGCGTGGTTACCTGAATCGCCCGGAACTGAGTGCCGAACGCTTTCTTGACAACCCGTTTGCGCCGGGCCGGATGTACCGCACCGGCGATCTTGCACGCTGGCTGCCCGACGGTAACCTTGACTACCTGGGCCGCAATGACGACCAGGTGAAAATCCGTGGCATGCGCATCGAGCTGGGGGAAATCGAGTCCGCCCTGGCCACCCACGCGCACGTCCAGGAAGCCGTGGTGCAGGCTCGCGATGGGCAACTGCTCGCGTGGTTTATCCCACGCCAGGCCGTGGACGTCGAAACCCTGCGCGCCCATCTGCACACCTCATTGCCGGACTACATGCTGCCGGCAGCCTACATGCCCATGGACGCGTGGCCCCTGACCGCCAACGGCAAACTCGACCGCAAGGCATTGCCGGCGCCGACCCAGGCGGCGTTCGTCACGCGCCTGTTCGAAGCCCCGCGAGCGGGTGTGGAAACCGTTCTGGCGCAGCTCTGGGTCGAGCTGTTGCAGGTGCAGCAAGTGGGCCGTCACGACCATTTCTTCGAACTGGGCGGGCACTCGTTGCTCGCGGTGCAATTGGTGCAACGCATGCGCCAGGCCGGGCTGCGCGCCGATGTGCAAGTGCTGTTCGGGCAACCGACCCTGGCGGCCTTGGCGGCGGTGAGTGACGGCCGCGACGTGGCGGTGCCGGCCAATCGCATTCCGGCTGACTGCCGCCATATCACCCCGGATTTACTGGCGCTGGCCGAGTTGGATCAAACCAGCCTGGACCGCATCGTCGCGGCCATTCCCGGCGGTGCGGCCAACGTGCAGGACATCTACCCCCTGGCGCCGCTGCAGGAAGGTTTGCTCTACCACCACCTCACCGACGAGCGCGACCCGTATCAGCAACAGGCGCTGTTCAGCTTTGAGCGGCGCGAACAATTGGACGCCTTTGCCCAGGCCCTGCAACAGGTGATCGACCGCCACGATATCCTGCGTACCAGCTTGGCCTGGGAGGCTCTGGAGCAGCCGATGCAAGTGGTGTGGCGCGTGGCGCGCTTGGGCGTTGAACCTTGGGCCGAAGGTGAGGCGCCTTTGGACTTGCGCCAGGCGCCGTTGATGGCGCTGGACTATGCCGAAGCACCCACCGGTTGGGTCGCCCGATTGCGCTTTCATCACTTGGTGAACGATGCGACGTCCACCACGATCCTGATGCAGGAAATCCGCGCCCATCTGCTCGGCCAGCAGGCGCAGTTGCCGGCGCCGGTGCCGTATCGCACGGTGGTGGCGCAGTCTCGCTCACCGACGCGCCAGGCCGCCCACGAGGTATTTTTCCGTGCGCAGCTGGGCGATGTGGACGAACCTACGCTGGCCTTCGGTGTACAAGAGCGCCAGGCCAATCGCGGGGACACCGAAGAAGCCCAGCGTGCACTCAGTGACGACCTTAATCTGCGCTTGCGGGCACAGGCCCGTGGTGTGGGCGTCAGTGCTGCCAGCCTGTTCCACCTCGCCTGGGCCCAGGTGCTCAGCCGTGTGGCGGGCCGTGACGATGGTGTGTTCGGCACCGTGCTGCTCGGTCGGTTGCAGGCCGGCGAGGGCGCCGATCGCGCCTTGGGCATGTTCATCAACACCCTGCCATTGCGCCTGCACCTGGCTGGGCAAAACGTCGCGGATGCGTTGCGCGACACCCATCGCCAACTCAGCGCCTTGCTCGCCCATGAGCACGCGTCGCTGGCCCTGGCCCAACGCTGCAGCAGCGCGGCGCCGCTGTTCAACAGCCTGCTCAATTACCGTCATACCGATGCCGAGCGCGACCTCGTGCTGGTGCCGGGCATCGCCTTGGTCAGCGCCGAAGACATCCTCAGCTACCCGCTGATGCTCAGCGTGGACGACACCGCCGGCGGCTTTCATCTCAAGGCCAAGGCCCCGCGCAAGGTCGGTGCCGAACGTATCCTGGACTACCTGCAAACCACGCTGGTCAACCTGGCCCAAGCACTGGAAAACACGCCACAAGCGCCGCTGCGTGAGGTGCAGGTGCTGCCCGCCCATGAAGTGCAGACACTGCTGCTGGACTACAACGCCACCGCTACTGATTACCCCGAAACCCTCACCGTCCAGGCCCTGTTCGAGGCTCACGCCCGGCATATTCCCCATGCAGTGGCGGTGCAGGCCGGCGAGCTGCAACTGACTTACCGCGAACTCAATGAGCGCGCCAACCGCCTGGCGTTTCACCTGCGTGAGCGTGGTGTGCAGCCGGATGCGCGTGTGGCGCTGTGCGTGGAGCGCGGGCTGGACCTGGTGGTGGGGTTGCTCGCCATTCTCAAGGCCGGCGGCGCCTATGTACCGCTGGACCCCGGCTACCCCCGCGAACGCCTCGCCTACATGCTCCAGGACAGCCAGCCGGTGGCGCTGCTGGTGCACGCAGCCACTCGCGACTTGCCAGGTGAAGTCGCCATCCCAGTGATCGATTTTGACCACAGCGCCTGGAGCCACGCGCCGGACGGCAACCCCTCGGTGCTAGGGCTGAGCGTCGCCAACTTGGCCTACGTGATGTACACCTCGGGCTCCACCGGCACGCCCAAGGGCGTGATGATCGAACATCGCGGCCTGGGCAACCTGATGCACTGGGGCTCGCAACTGTGCCCCAATGCCGAGGGCGGAGCGCTGCTGCAACGGGCGCCGTTCAGCTTCGATGGGTCGGTGTGGGAGCTGTTCTGGCCGCTGGCCAACGGCATGCGATTGGTGCTGGCGCGGCCCGATGGCCATCGCGAGCCGGCCTACCTGGCGCAAGTGATCCGCGAGCAACAGATCAGCGTGATCAAATTCGTACCGGCGATGTTGCAGCAGTTCCTTGAACTGGAGGAGTCCGCCCTGTGCACCAGCCTCACCGATGTGCTGTGTGGCGGCGGCGAGCTCACCGAAGCCCTGGCCCGTGCCGTGCAGGCGCGCTTGCCCAAGGTGCGCCTGCACAACGTCTACGGCCCCACCGAAGCCACGGTCGACAGCAGCGCCTGGACCCTGGAGCCCGGCGCACCTGTGCCCACGCTGCAACTGCCCATCGGCCGGGCGATCAACAACACGCGCCTGTACGTGCTGGACGCACACGATGCGCCGGTGCCCATGGGCGTCAGCGGCCAGTTGCACATCGGCGGCGTTGGCGTGGCCCGTGGGTACCTGGGGTTGGAACAGATGACGGCCGAGCGCTTTATCGACAGCCCGTTTGTGCCGGGGGATCGGCTGTACCGCACCGGCGACCTGGTGCGCTACCTGCCGGACGGCAACCTGGAATTCCTCGGGCGTAACGACTTCCAGGTCAAGCTGCGTGGCGTGCGTCTGGAACTGGGGGAAATCGAATCGTGCCTGCTGGCGCATCCGGCATTGCGTGAGGTGGCGGTGCTGATTCGCGATGAGCGACTGGTCGCCTACTTCACCCCGCGCGGGCCGGCGCCAAGCCTGGAAGACTTGCGCGTTCATGTGCTGGAGCAGTTACCGGAATACATGGTGCCGGCGGCCTTCGTCGCGCTTGAAGAATTACCCCTCAACCCCGCCGGCAAACTCGACCGCAAGGCATTGCCAGAACCGGGTGTGGACGCGGTGCTCAGCCGCGCCTATGAAGCGCCCCAGGGCGAAGTGGAAACCCTGATGGCCGAGATCTGGGCGCAGGTGCTCAAGCTGGAGCGGGTAGGGCGCCACGACCACTTCTTCGAACTGGGCGGGCACTCCCTGCTGGCGGTGAACCTGGTCGCGCACCTGCGCAAGGCCGGGCTGGAGGTGGATGCGCGGAGCGTGTTCAGTCAGCCGACCCTGGCGCAATTGGCCGCGCGCGCGGTGACGCAGGTGCAGCGTGTGGAGGTGGCGCAGACGGCGATTCCGCAGCTTGATCGTCGGCGGCGGATATGA
- a CDS encoding pyridoxamine 5'-phosphate oxidase family protein, which produces MNPIEQSPWHAGERQMQESAGVADRMAVVGPKVIRDHLPEQHRDFYPLLPYLLLGVVDEQGVPWATLVEGAPGFAHSPDPHNLQIDSLPSASDPARPALSSGAAVGVLGIDLNTRRRNRMNGRIGAVDHAGFSVDVVHTFGNCPKYIQLRPVDGIARKPGTVAERTASLDLDAQTMIRHADTFFVASYVDADGERSVDVSHRGGNTGFVRVDGNLLTIPDFAGNLFFNTLGNLAANPVAGLLFIDFESGDVLQIAGRTALILDGPEVAAFDGAQRVWTVTVEQVVWRPAALALRWEFAQFSPFSLGMGNW; this is translated from the coding sequence ATGAACCCAATCGAACAGTCCCCCTGGCATGCCGGTGAACGGCAGATGCAGGAAAGCGCCGGCGTTGCCGACCGCATGGCCGTGGTCGGCCCCAAAGTGATTCGCGACCATTTGCCCGAGCAGCATCGGGATTTTTATCCCTTGTTGCCGTACCTGCTGCTCGGTGTAGTGGATGAGCAGGGCGTTCCTTGGGCGACGCTGGTGGAAGGCGCGCCGGGGTTTGCCCACTCGCCCGACCCGCACAACTTGCAGATCGACAGCCTGCCATCTGCCAGTGATCCCGCCCGCCCGGCCTTGAGCAGCGGTGCTGCGGTGGGTGTGCTGGGTATCGACCTCAATACCCGCCGCCGTAACCGCATGAACGGCCGCATCGGCGCCGTGGATCACGCAGGGTTTTCGGTGGACGTGGTGCACACCTTCGGCAACTGCCCCAAGTACATCCAACTGCGGCCCGTGGACGGCATCGCGCGTAAACCCGGCACCGTGGCCGAGCGCACTGCCAGCCTGGACCTTGACGCACAAACGATGATTCGCCACGCCGACACCTTCTTCGTCGCCAGCTATGTGGACGCGGATGGCGAACGCTCGGTGGACGTGTCCCATCGCGGCGGCAACACGGGCTTTGTGCGCGTCGACGGCAACCTGCTGACCATCCCCGACTTTGCCGGCAACCTGTTCTTCAACACCCTGGGCAACCTGGCAGCCAACCCGGTGGCGGGGCTGCTGTTCATCGACTTTGAATCGGGGGACGTGTTGCAGATTGCCGGGCGTACCGCGTTGATACTCGACGGCCCCGAAGTGGCGGCGTTTGACGGCGCGCAACGGGTGTGGACCGTCACCGTCGAGCAGGTGGTGTGGCGGCCGGCCGCGTTGGCGTTGCGCTGGGAATTTGCGCAGTTTTCGCCATTCAGTCTGGGGATGGGGAATTGGTAG
- a CDS encoding LysR substrate-binding domain-containing protein yields MERYRDMQLFAALAGQPSLAQAARRACVSGPTLVRAIARLEARLRVTLLQRSTRGVSLTDAGSAYLADCLRLLASVDAAEASAKGLHVQAQGNLRVFLPLLFSRYLMAPVLADYLQRYPDVRVVARYHDYDPNLHEEGLDVAILVGELRSSSLIARPLGQVRQILCASPDYLAAHGEPRHPSELKQHRLIAHADQVQWDFSGYVLRARARLGCSTVQGAINAAVQGAGVMRCLSYPLHEPLSSGQLRRILPAYEGPPLPVNVVYREGRNAPMRVRSFVEHCVAALRGHPAFQLA; encoded by the coding sequence ATGGAGCGTTATCGCGATATGCAGCTGTTCGCGGCCTTGGCCGGGCAACCGAGCCTGGCCCAGGCGGCGCGCCGTGCGTGTGTCTCTGGCCCGACCCTGGTACGCGCAATCGCCCGGTTGGAAGCGCGCTTGCGCGTGACGTTGCTGCAACGCAGCACCCGAGGCGTGAGCCTGACCGACGCCGGCAGTGCCTACCTGGCCGACTGCCTGCGCCTGCTGGCCAGTGTGGATGCCGCCGAAGCCTCGGCCAAGGGGTTGCACGTGCAGGCCCAGGGCAACCTGCGGGTGTTCTTGCCGTTGTTGTTCAGCCGTTACCTGATGGCGCCGGTATTGGCCGACTATCTGCAGCGTTACCCCGACGTGCGCGTGGTGGCGCGTTATCACGACTATGACCCCAACCTGCACGAAGAGGGCCTGGACGTGGCGATCCTGGTGGGTGAGCTGCGCAGTTCTTCGCTGATTGCGCGGCCACTTGGGCAGGTACGGCAGATCCTCTGCGCCAGCCCCGATTACCTCGCCGCCCACGGCGAGCCCCGGCACCCGAGTGAGCTCAAGCAGCATCGGTTGATTGCCCATGCCGATCAGGTGCAGTGGGATTTTTCGGGCTACGTGCTCAGGGCCCGAGCACGCTTGGGCTGCTCCACGGTGCAAGGCGCGATCAACGCCGCCGTCCAGGGCGCGGGTGTGATGCGTTGCTTGAGCTATCCCTTGCACGAGCCGTTGAGCAGCGGGCAATTGCGCCGGATCTTGCCGGCCTACGAAGGGCCGCCGCTGCCGGTCAACGTGGTGTATCGCGAGGGCCGCAATGCCCCGATGCGCGTGCGCAGTTTTGTCGAGCATTGTGTGGCGGCGTTGCGTGGTCATCCGGCATTTCAGTTGGCGTAA